The Sandaracinaceae bacterium DNA segment GCGCGGCCGAGATCCAGGATCTGCTCGCCCAGTTCGCGTGAGCGGACTCGGATCGCGCTTGGCCGCGAGCGAAGATTGAGGGATCCTCGCCGCATGCGTCACACGATCGCGATCTTGGCTTGTGTGGGCGCGCTCGGCTGCGGCGGGCTGCGTCTGAACATCATCGACTCCGCCTTCCAGAGGCCGAGCAACGTCGCGGTGTACTTCACCGTCGACTCCGCCACCGGCGACCCGGTCACCGGGCTCGAGTCGGAGGACTTCCGCATCTACGAGGACGGAACGATCGTCAGCGTGGCCGAGAGCCAGCAGACCATCATCAACCCTGAGGTCGCGGCCGAGCACTACACGCTCGTCCTGGTCGACATGAGCGGCAGCGTCTCCGAGAGTGATCAGGTCCCGCTCATCGAGACGGCGACCCAGCAGCTCACCAGCCAGCTCGCCGACCATCAGCGCGTCGGGATCTACGCCTTCGACGGCTCGGAGGAGATCCACCGGATCACGCCCTTCACGCAGAGCGAAGGCGCCGCGAGCGCGGGCGCGGGGCGGCTCTCCGGCTTCCGCCCGCGTGACCCCTCGACGAACCTTCACGGGGCCGTCGTCGCGGCCATCGCGGAGCTCGACCAGGCCCTCGAGCGCTCGCGCACCCCGCTCCGGTTCGGCACCGTCGTCGTCTTCACGGACGGAACCGACCGGGCCGCCCGCGTCACGTCGAGCGAGATGTCCGACGCGATCGAGAGCAGCCCGTACGACTTCTTCGCGATCGGCGTGGGCGACGAGATCGACGAGAACGTGCTCGGCAACGTCGGGCGTGAGGGCTACGTCATGGTGGACGACACCGAGGCCATCGACGCAGCCTTCCAGCGCATCGGCGAGCGCATCCTCCGCATGACCCAGCGCTACTACCTGCTCAGCTATTGCAGCCCGGCGCGCGCCGGGATGCACACCGTGACCGTCGAGGCCCTCTCCGAGGGCGCGGCCGGATCGGTGAGCTACGAGTTCGACGCCGAGGGCTTCGGCCCGAACTGCAACTCCGAGCGCCCGCCGCCCTTCGACACGAGCCAGGGTGGCGCCACGCCGCGCAACCGTCCGCGTCGCGATCGCGGGCAGCGCTTCGAGATCCGCGCGCAGGCCGTCGTGGAGTGAGAGACTGTCGATGAGTCTCCCGTCGCCCCGCGTCCGATCCGGGCCCATGCGCGTCGTTGCCGCTCGTCGCCGTGCTCTCCGCACGCCTCCTCGCGTCGCCTCGCGCCTGGACCCGCCTCGACTGCGGGACTCGGTCCGACTCACCGACAGTCTCTGAGACTCAGCCCTCGACCGGCTTGCCCACGAAGCGCACGATCCCGTAGAGGACCGCGCAGCCGAGAAGCAGCGCGACCGGCGCGCCCCAGAGGCCGAGGCCGGTCGCGATCTCGCCCACCACGAGGCTGACTCCGCCGACCGCGAGCGCGTACGGGAGCTGCGTGCGGACGTGGTCGACGTGGTCACAGCTCGACGCCATCGAGCTCATGATCGTCGTGTCGCTGATCGGCGAGCAGTGGTCGCCCCACACGGAGCCGGCGAGGATGGACGCGACGCTGCTCAGCACCACCGCGCCGTCGGCCGGCGCCAGCTCGTGGGCGAGCGGGATCACGAGCGGGAAGAGGATCCCCATCGTGCCCCACGACGTCCCGGTGGCGAAGCTGGTGGCCGCCGCGATGACGAACACGAGCGCGGGGAGGAGACCGGCCGGCATCCACCCGCCGATCGCCTGGATGACGTAGTCGGCGGTGTGGAGGTGCTCGCAGACCTCGCCGAGCGACCACGCGAGCACGAGGATCATCACCGCGAGGCTGATGGACTTCACGCCCGCGACCCACGCCTCCATGGCGCTGCGCACCGTGAGCGTCCGGCGCGCCAGCGCGATCACGATGGCGACGAAGCCGCCGAGCAGCGCAGACCAGAGGAGCGCCTTGAGCGAGTCGGCCTTGCCGAAGACGTTCTGCAGGTTGACGTCGAGCAGGCTCAGCGCGGCGTCGGCCTCCGCGATCGCGGCGGGGGTGGTCGCCGCGTCGCGCAGCGCGAGCGCCACGTCGCGCGCCTCGAGGAGCGACGCGTGCCCCGTCACGTACATGCCGATCATGGCCGTCGCGATCACGACCAAGATCGGGATCACCGCGTCCAGCCAGCGCGGCGTCGTGCCCTCGGGCGGCTGGAGCGCCTCGGCGTCGAAGTCGCTCGCCGGGTCCGCGCCGTCACGGATCAGCTTCCCCTCGTAGAGGGCGCGCCGCTCGGCCGCGCGCATCGGGCCGAAGTCGCGCCGCGTCAGGACGAGCATCAGCACGAACGCGATCATGAGCAGCGGATAGAACCGATACGGGATGCTCTGGAGGAACACCACGTAGGGGTCGCCGGGGATGCCGAGGGCCGCGTACTGCTCGTGGATGTAGCCGACCTCGACCCCCACCCAGCTCGAGACGAGGGCGAAGCTCGAGACGGGCGCCGCCGTCGCGTCGACGAGGAACGCGAGCTTCTCGCGGCTGATCTTCAGCCGGTCGGTGATCGGCCGCATCGTGGTGCCGACCAGCAGGCTGTTCGAGTAGTCGTCGAAGAAGATCGCGAGGCCCATGAGCCAGGTCGCGAGCGCGCCGCTGAGGCGCGTCTTGGCCACCCGCGTGACCAGCTCCGCCATGCCGAGCGCGCCGCCCGAGCGCGCGATGACGCCGATCATGCCGCCGAGCAGCAGGCTGAAGATCACGATCGACGCGTGATCCCCGTCGGCCAGCGCGCCGACCGCGTAGGTGTCCGCGGTGCGCAGCAGGCCGATGAACGGGTCGTAGCCGTTGACGAAGGTCGCGCCGAGCCAGACCCCGGCCACGAGCGCGACGACGACCTCGCGAAGGACGATGGCCAGGCCGATCGCGAGCAGCGGCGGCAGGATGGAGAGCCACGCCGGCATCGACGCGGGCGGGCCCGGCGTCACGTCCTGCGCGAACGCGACGGAGGCGAGCGCCAGGACGGCGAGCGAGAGGGCGGCGATGAGGGGAGCGCGGGCACGCACGGCGCGCGACGATAGCCCGAATCAGGGTGTGCAGCTCAAGCCGATGTCCTCGACGTGGCTGCAGTTCTCCATGCCCCAGCCGCGGAAGGGGCAGGAGGCGAGGCGGCCCTCGGTGCCCGCGCAGTCGAGGTCGTCCATCCAGGTGGGGTCGACGCCGTCCGGGAAGCCGCTCGTCAGGGCCGAGCCCGCGGCCGAGAAACCCAGCTCGCCGCACGCGACGGAGACGAAGTTCGTCTGCCGGGTGCCGCTCGTCGAGATGTAGTCGTCACAGACCGTGCCCCACACGCCGCCGTGAAGGATCTCGAGGCGCCCCTGATTGCGCGCGGTGCCCGCGACGAGGCGCGTGTCGCCGTCCGCGTGCACGTCGCAACGGAAGCCGGCGCCCTCGGTGGCCCCGCAGTTCTCGGTGCCCCACGGCTGGTGCGGGCAGTCGCCGATGCGCCGCTCGGTCCCGGTGCAGTTCACGTCGTCGAGCACGAAGGTCCCGCTCGGCGCGTCGTAGGTGCTGAGGAAGCTGCCGCCCCGGTAGCCGAGCTGCTGACAGACCGTGGTCGTGCTGTAGCCGTAGTAGGCGGAGTAGAAACCGTCGAAGTAGTCGTCGCAGACCTCCCCCCACGCGCCCGAGTGGTAGATCTGCAAGCGACCTTCCATGCCGTGCGGCCCATCCACGAGCCGGATGTCGCCCTCTCCCGGCACGCAGCGCACGCCGACCGCCTCCGAGCCCGAGCAGTTCTCGAGGTTCCAGCCGCGGAACGGGCACTGGGCGAGGGTCGGCTCGCTCCCGGTGCACTGCACGTCGTCCATCAGCGGGGTGGCGCTGCCGCCGCCGAAGCTGGTGAGGAACTGGTGACCGGTCCCGGTGTAGCCGAGCTGTCGGCAGACCACGTTCGCGAACGCGTCGCGCTGGGCGGCGACGTAGGTGTCGTCGCAGACGTCGCGCCAGGTGCCGGAGTGGAGGACCTCCACCCGCCCGTGGTTGCTGCCGTCGCCGCCGGTCAGCCGGACCGGCAGGTGATAGGTGGGCTCCACCTGACAGCTCGCGTCGCAGCCGTCGAAGGCGGTGGTGTTGCCGTCGTCGCACTCCTCACCCGCGTCGATGACGGAGTTGCCGCAGGTGGTGGTGGTGCAGAGCGACTCGTCGAAGGCGCAGGCCCCGTCGCAGCGCAGGGTGCCGCCGGTGAACCCGCGGCTCGTGCAGCTCTGGCCGGCCAGGTTGCTCCCGTCGCAGCTCTCGCCGCCGACGATCATCGAGTCTCCGCAGATCCCGGTGCAGGTCGACGGAGTGCCGGCGCAGGTCCAGCCCGACTCGACCGCGCAGCCCGCGCCGCAGCCGTCCCCCGCGCCGACGTTGCCGTCGTCGCAGGCCTCCCCGGACTCGAGGCGCCCGTTGCCGCACGCGGCCGTCGCGCAGGCGCTCTCGTCGAACGTGCAGTCCGCGTTGCACCCGAGCGTGCCCATCGTGAAGCCGCGGCTCTCGCAGCTCGCCCCGCCGAGGGCGGCGCCGTCGCACTGCTCGACGCCGTCGACGCTGCCGTTGCCGCAGTTGTGGCAGCCGGCGATCTGGAACGTGCAGTCGGGATTGCAGCCGAGCACGCCGTCGTGGAAGCCCACGTCCCCGCAGCTCGAGCCCCCGAGGTCCGCCCCGTCGCAGTCCTCGCTCCCGCCCCGCGTCCCGTCGCCGCAGTTGGCGTCGAAGCAGCCCGACTCGTCGAAGCCGCAGCCAGCGCCGCAGGCGAGCGTCCCACCCGTGTAGCCGCGGTCCGCGCAGCCGGTCCCCGCGAGGTTGGCGCCGTCGCACTCCTCGCCCTCGTCCACCGCGCCGTCTCCGCAGCGGCTGCAGTCGCGCGTGTCGAAGGTGCAGTCCGGCGCGCACGCCAGCGTTCCGCCCCCGACGAAGCCCTCGAGCTCGCAGCTGGACGCGCCCAGATCCACCCCGTCGCAGTCCTCGCCCTCGTCGATCACGCCGTTGCCGCAGGCGGACTCGGTGCACGCGTCCTTGTCGAAGGTGCAGTCCGGGAGGCAGCGCAGCTCGCCGCCCGCGTAGCCCAGGCCGGTGCAGCTCTGGCCGTCGAGGTTCGCGCCCTCGCACTCCTCGGTCCCTTCGAGGAGGCCGTCGCCACAGAGCCCGCGGACGGTGGCGTCCGGCTCCGGTGGGGGTCGCCCCGCGTCGGGCGGGCCACCACTGGCGCAGGCGACGAGGCAGACGGAGAGAAGCGAGATCCAGGCGTGGCGCATCGTGAAAACCCTCGAACGGCGGGGCCAAGGAGAAGCGGACACGCTATCACGTCGACGGGCGGAGATCCGGCGGAGGTCATGGGACGACTGGGGAAGAAGCGCGTGACGTTGTGGCTGCTGGCCACCGGCGTCATCGTCGTCCTCGTGCTCGGTGTCACCAGGTTGCAGCGCGCGATGCTCTTCCCGCGGGACCTCGTGCGGCCCGTGCCCGCCGTGCTGCGGACGCCGGGGCTCGAGCGGTGGTGGATCGAGACCTCCGAGGGGCGGGTGGAGGCGTTCTTCCTGCCCGGCGACGGCGTCGACGCAGATCACCCGGGCCCCGCGGTCCTGTTCACGCACGGCAACGCCGAGCTGATCGATCTCTGGCCCGAGCCGCTCGCGCCGTACCGGAGGATGGGCGTGAGCCTCGTGCTCGCCGAGTACCCTGGCTACGGCCGCTCCGAGGGCACGCCGAGCGAGGCGTCGATCACCGAGACCCTGCGCGCGCTGCACGCCCGCATCATGGAGGAGCCGTCGGTCGACCCGACGCGCCTCGTGCACCACGGCCGCTCGCTGGGCGGCGGCGCCATCGGGACCCTGCTCCGCGACCACCCGCCGCGCGCGCTCGTGCTGGAGTCCACCTTCACCAGCGTGCCGGACGTGGCGGCGGGCATGCACGTCCCACGCTTCCTCATCGTGGACCGGTTCGAGACGCTCGACGCGATCGGCGCGTACGACGGCCCGCTGCTCGTCTTTCACGGCACGCGCGACTCGGTGATCCCCGTGTCCCACGGCCGTCAGCTCGCCGCGGCCCATCCCAGCGCCGAGCTGGTGATCTACGACTGCGGCCACAACGACCTGCCGCCGCCGGGCTCGGACTACTGGCCGCGGATCGAGCGCTTCCTGCAAGACGCCGGCGTGATCACGGCGTCTCGCAGATGAAGCGGTTGGTCTCCCCGCAGTCCTTGTCCCCCCAGCGGGTGCGGTCCTCGAAGGCTCCGCCGTTGTCGATGGTGACGCAGTCCTGCCCGCCGAAGTCGTTGGGCTGACCACCCGACCACCGCCGGAACGTCGCGGTGCTCCCGCTCTGCCACACGAACGTGTCCTCGACCGCGCGGTCGTTGAGCCCGATCCACCAGTCGGCGTCGGCGATCATCAGCGCCGTGTTCGCCGCGGCCAGGGCCTCCGCGTCGGTCTCGAACGTAGCGAGCGAGTACCCGCGCGTGGCGCAGTAGTCGCGCGCGTCGGTCCAGGTGACCTGGCTATCGCAGAGCAGGTAGGTCGACGAGCCCCGGATCCCGCGGATGCAGCCGCAGAGGTCCATCCCCTCGTCGACCCGCCCGTCGCAGTCGTCGTCCATCGCGTTGCAGGTCTCGGTCCCGGGCGTCGGCGCGGTGCACCCGCCGAAGCTCCCGGCCGTGCACGTCTCGACGCCGCTCCCGCACGCGCTCGAGCACATCCGGGTGAGCGCCTCGTCCGTCATGCCGTCGCAGTCGTCGTCCACGCCGTTGCACGTCTCGGTGCCCACCGGCGGCGCCGTGCAGCCCGCGAAGACGCCGGCGGTGCATGTCTCCATGCCGCTCCCACACGCGGTGGAGCACGCTCGCGTGAGCGCCTCGTCGGTCATCCCGTCGCAGTCGTCGTCCATGCCGTTGCACGTCTCGGCGCCGACCGGGGGCGCGGTGCAGCCCGCGAAGACGCCGCCCGAGCATGTCTCCATGCCCGATCCACACGCGGTGGAGCACGCCTGCGTGAGCGCCTCGTCGGTCATCCCGTCGCAGTCGTCGTCCGCGCCGTTGCAGGTCTCGGCGCCGACCGGGGGCGCGTCGCACGCGCCGAAGCTTCCGTCGACGCACGCCTCCACGCCCGCCCCGCACGCGGTGGAGCAGGGTCGGCTGACGCCCTCGTCGACGAGGCCATCGCAGTCCTCGTCTCGCGCGTCGCAGGTCTCGGCGCTCGCGACGCACCCATCCGGCGGCGGGCCGGTGTCGGGGCGACCGGTGTCGGGTCGGCCGGTGTCGGGTCGGCCGCCGTCCGCGCCCCCGTCGCCCACGTCGGCGTCCAGTGGGCTCGCGTCCACCGCGTCGACCGGCTGCAAGCCGCTCCGCTGCAGGCTGCAGCCTGCGAAGACGAGACAGGTGAGAGTGATGGAGACACGTCCGGGCATGCGCAAACCTCCCGCGCGGACGGAGTCTAGCAGCGCGCGGCGAAGATGCGCGTGATGGATCGGCGAGCGCGACGTCGCGTCCAGCGCGGCGGGCCGACGACGAAATGCTTCAGCATTTCGGAGGAGCGACTGGCGCGCTTGGCGCGGCGTCCCGCCGGCGAGGCGCGCGCAGTCATTTTCGCCGCGCGCTGCTAGCACCCCTGACGGGTTGCGAGCCCGCGCCCGGACGCCAAGGATGGGCGGGTGACCGCCCCCCTCTTTGATGGCCCTGGCCTCGTCACGCGACACGTCCGCGTGCCCAAGTCGGAGGTCTCGTGGCTCCGCTACGTCGTCGAGGCGTATGACGGGCTCGCCAACGTGCACGTCGCGAAGGGCGGCCGGGTCACCCTCGTCGCGCCCGCCAGCCAGTCGAAGACCCTGGACGCGGTCCTGTCGGAGCTCGCGGCGGAGATGACGCTGGAGCGGCTCGGCGCCCCCTGATCGAAGGGTGACGGGCTCGATAGGTGACGGGCTCGATAGGTGACGGGGACGCCAGCGTGAGCCGGCGTCCCCGTCTTCTCGTGGTGTGTGGGGGGAGGAGGAAGGAGAGGAGAAGATCAGGCGCTGAGGGGCGAGTCGGCGTCGGCGCCGCCGCCCGCGCGCGGGGTGGGGTCGACCGGCTCGGGCAGGTCGTCGTCGAGCGCGAGCGAGAAGACCTCGCGCATGTCGGCGACGAAGACGATCTCGAGCTCGTCGCGCACCGACTCGGGGATCTCGTCGAGGTCGCGCCGGTTCTGCTCGGGCAAGAGCACCCGGGTGAAGCCCGCGCGGTGCGCCGCGAGGACCTTGGACTTGATGCCGCCCACCGGGAGCACCCGGCCGCGCAGCGTCGCCTCACCGGTCATCGCGGTGTCCGGCCGCACGCGGCGGCTCGTGAGCAGCGACGCCAGCGCGGTGAACATCGTGACGCCCGCGCTCGGCCCGTCCTTCGGCACCGCGCCCGCCGGCACGTGGATGTGGAGATCGCTCTCCTCGAGGAAGCCCGGGTCGATCCCGAGGTCGTCCGCGTGCGTCCGCAGGTAGGCGAGCGCCGCGCGGGCCGACTCGGTCATGACCTCACCGAGCTTGCCGGTGATCTCGAGCTTGCCCTTGCCCTTCATCCGGGTGGACTCGACGTAGAGCACGTCTCCGCCCACCGGCGTCCAGGCCAGGCCCGCCGCCACGCCCGCGGGGCGCGCGCGCTCGGCGACCTCCTGGAAGAACTTCGGCCGCCCGAGGTGCTTCTGCAGGTGTTCGACCGCCATGCGCACCGGCTCGGGGGCCTTCGCCTCCGTCGTGTCCGCCGGCAGGCGCCGCGCCCAGTCGAGCGCGACGGCCCGGCACAGCTTGGCGAGCTCGCGGCTCAGCTGCCGCACGCCGGCCTCTCGGGTGTAGTCACGGATGATCGCGTCGAGCGCCCCGTCCTCGAGCGCGAGCGCGCCCTCCGACAGGCCGTGCTTCTCGAGCTCCTTCGGCAGCAGATGCCGCTCGGCGATGGTCCGCTTCTCTTCCGTGGTGTAGCCGCTCACCTCGATGATCTCGAGGCGGTCGCGCAGCGGCGCGCTGATCGTCGAGAGATCGTTGGCGGTGGCGATGAAGAGCACCTCCGAGAGATCGAAGGGCATCTCCAGGTAGTGGTCGGTGAAGGCGTGATTCTGCTCGGGGTCGAGGACCTCGAGGAGCGCCGCCTCCGGGTCGCCCTGCCAGCCGCGGCCGAGCTTGTCGACCTCGTCGAGCACGACCACCGGGTTCTTCACCTTCGCCTTGCGGAGCGCGGAGAGGATGCGACCCGGCAGCGCGCCGATGTAGGTGCGCCGATGACCGCGGATCTCCGCCTCGTCCCGCACGCCGCCGAGCGAGATGCGCTGCAGCGGCCGGCCCGTGGCGCGGGCCACCGACTGCGCGAGCGACGTCTTGCCCACGCCGGGCGGGCCGACGAGGCAGAGGATGGTGCCGCGCGCGGAGCCGCTCAGCTTGAGCACCGCCATGTGCTCGAGGATGCGCTTCTTCGGCTCGTCGAGGTGCTCGTGGTCTTCTTCGAGCACCGTCTCGACGGCGGTCAGGTCGTCGCTCGCCGGAGCGCGCTCGTCCCACGGCAGCTCGGCCACCAGCTCGAGGTACTTGCGGGTGAGCTGCGCGTCGGGGCTCTGCTGCCCCATCGACTCGAAGCGCTTCAGCTCGCGGTCGATCTGCTCGCGCACCTCGTCGGGCACGCTCAGCGACTCGAGCTTCTCGCGCAGCGGGTCGAGGTCCTCGTCGTCGCCGCCGAGCTGCTTCTGGATGGCCTTGAGCTGCTCGCGCAGCACGGCCTCCTTCTGGTTCTTGC contains these protein-coding regions:
- a CDS encoding DUF4215 domain-containing protein; translated protein: MRHAWISLLSVCLVACASGGPPDAGRPPPEPDATVRGLCGDGLLEGTEECEGANLDGQSCTGLGYAGGELRCLPDCTFDKDACTESACGNGVIDEGEDCDGVDLGASSCELEGFVGGGTLACAPDCTFDTRDCSRCGDGAVDEGEECDGANLAGTGCADRGYTGGTLACGAGCGFDESGCFDANCGDGTRGGSEDCDGADLGGSSCGDVGFHDGVLGCNPDCTFQIAGCHNCGNGSVDGVEQCDGAALGGASCESRGFTMGTLGCNADCTFDESACATAACGNGRLESGEACDDGNVGAGDGCGAGCAVESGWTCAGTPSTCTGICGDSMIVGGESCDGSNLAGQSCTSRGFTGGTLRCDGACAFDESLCTTTTCGNSVIDAGEECDDGNTTAFDGCDASCQVEPTYHLPVRLTGGDGSNHGRVEVLHSGTWRDVCDDTYVAAQRDAFANVVCRQLGYTGTGHQFLTSFGGGSATPLMDDVQCTGSEPTLAQCPFRGWNLENCSGSEAVGVRCVPGEGDIRLVDGPHGMEGRLQIYHSGAWGEVCDDYFDGFYSAYYGYSTTTVCQQLGYRGGSFLSTYDAPSGTFVLDDVNCTGTERRIGDCPHQPWGTENCGATEGAGFRCDVHADGDTRLVAGTARNQGRLEILHGGVWGTVCDDYISTSGTRQTNFVSVACGELGFSAAGSALTSGFPDGVDPTWMDDLDCAGTEGRLASCPFRGWGMENCSHVEDIGLSCTP
- a CDS encoding VWA domain-containing protein yields the protein MRHTIAILACVGALGCGGLRLNIIDSAFQRPSNVAVYFTVDSATGDPVTGLESEDFRIYEDGTIVSVAESQQTIINPEVAAEHYTLVLVDMSGSVSESDQVPLIETATQQLTSQLADHQRVGIYAFDGSEEIHRITPFTQSEGAASAGAGRLSGFRPRDPSTNLHGAVVAAIAELDQALERSRTPLRFGTVVVFTDGTDRAARVTSSEMSDAIESSPYDFFAIGVGDEIDENVLGNVGREGYVMVDDTEAIDAAFQRIGERILRMTQRYYLLSYCSPARAGMHTVTVEALSEGAAGSVSYEFDAEGFGPNCNSERPPPFDTSQGGATPRNRPRRDRGQRFEIRAQAVVE
- the lon gene encoding endopeptidase La; this encodes MSVENFERPLPLLPLRSGMVLPGAFVSLPIGRRRSRALADAVPVGGTFVVGVQRDPSEKDPRLDDLHSVGVRVRVKQKSERGNRGVLVLVEGIERCRLVSLEGEEPYLRVHAEPLAELDADAPEAEALARSLRDRLLEMNMGDRAFKALLDGEKDPSRFADRLAVMIDAAGEGRIDVLLELDVVERLRLVVDLVAKARAAAELRESIDSEVRQSLGKNQKEAVLREQLKAIQKQLGGDDEDLDPLREKLESLSVPDEVREQIDRELKRFESMGQQSPDAQLTRKYLELVAELPWDERAPASDDLTAVETVLEEDHEHLDEPKKRILEHMAVLKLSGSARGTILCLVGPPGVGKTSLAQSVARATGRPLQRISLGGVRDEAEIRGHRRTYIGALPGRILSALRKAKVKNPVVVLDEVDKLGRGWQGDPEAALLEVLDPEQNHAFTDHYLEMPFDLSEVLFIATANDLSTISAPLRDRLEIIEVSGYTTEEKRTIAERHLLPKELEKHGLSEGALALEDGALDAIIRDYTREAGVRQLSRELAKLCRAVALDWARRLPADTTEAKAPEPVRMAVEHLQKHLGRPKFFQEVAERARPAGVAAGLAWTPVGGDVLYVESTRMKGKGKLEITGKLGEVMTESARAALAYLRTHADDLGIDPGFLEESDLHIHVPAGAVPKDGPSAGVTMFTALASLLTSRRVRPDTAMTGEATLRGRVLPVGGIKSKVLAAHRAGFTRVLLPEQNRRDLDEIPESVRDELEIVFVADMREVFSLALDDDLPEPVDPTPRAGGGADADSPLSA
- a CDS encoding C-type lectin domain-containing protein, which encodes MPGRVSITLTCLVFAGCSLQRSGLQPVDAVDASPLDADVGDGGADGGRPDTGRPDTGRPDTGPPPDGCVASAETCDARDEDCDGLVDEGVSRPCSTACGAGVEACVDGSFGACDAPPVGAETCNGADDDCDGMTDEALTQACSTACGSGMETCSGGVFAGCTAPPVGAETCNGMDDDCDGMTDEALTRACSTACGSGMETCTAGVFAGCTAPPVGTETCNGVDDDCDGMTDEALTRMCSSACGSGVETCTAGSFGGCTAPTPGTETCNAMDDDCDGRVDEGMDLCGCIRGIRGSSTYLLCDSQVTWTDARDYCATRGYSLATFETDAEALAAANTALMIADADWWIGLNDRAVEDTFVWQSGSTATFRRWSGGQPNDFGGQDCVTIDNGGAFEDRTRWGDKDCGETNRFICETP
- a CDS encoding Na+/H+ antiporter NhaC family protein, encoding MRARAPLIAALSLAVLALASVAFAQDVTPGPPASMPAWLSILPPLLAIGLAIVLREVVVALVAGVWLGATFVNGYDPFIGLLRTADTYAVGALADGDHASIVIFSLLLGGMIGVIARSGGALGMAELVTRVAKTRLSGALATWLMGLAIFFDDYSNSLLVGTTMRPITDRLKISREKLAFLVDATAAPVSSFALVSSWVGVEVGYIHEQYAALGIPGDPYVVFLQSIPYRFYPLLMIAFVLMLVLTRRDFGPMRAAERRALYEGKLIRDGADPASDFDAEALQPPEGTTPRWLDAVIPILVVIATAMIGMYVTGHASLLEARDVALALRDAATTPAAIAEADAALSLLDVNLQNVFGKADSLKALLWSALLGGFVAIVIALARRTLTVRSAMEAWVAGVKSISLAVMILVLAWSLGEVCEHLHTADYVIQAIGGWMPAGLLPALVFVIAAATSFATGTSWGTMGILFPLVIPLAHELAPADGAVVLSSVASILAGSVWGDHCSPISDTTIMSSMASSCDHVDHVRTQLPYALAVGGVSLVVGEIATGLGLWGAPVALLLGCAVLYGIVRFVGKPVEG
- a CDS encoding DUF4911 domain-containing protein, which translates into the protein MTAPLFDGPGLVTRHVRVPKSEVSWLRYVVEAYDGLANVHVAKGGRVTLVAPASQSKTLDAVLSELAAEMTLERLGAP
- a CDS encoding alpha/beta hydrolase — encoded protein: MGRLGKKRVTLWLLATGVIVVLVLGVTRLQRAMLFPRDLVRPVPAVLRTPGLERWWIETSEGRVEAFFLPGDGVDADHPGPAVLFTHGNAELIDLWPEPLAPYRRMGVSLVLAEYPGYGRSEGTPSEASITETLRALHARIMEEPSVDPTRLVHHGRSLGGGAIGTLLRDHPPRALVLESTFTSVPDVAAGMHVPRFLIVDRFETLDAIGAYDGPLLVFHGTRDSVIPVSHGRQLAAAHPSAELVIYDCGHNDLPPPGSDYWPRIERFLQDAGVITASRR